In Scytonema millei VB511283, the genomic stretch AAGCTTTTTCCGATCTTGCCGTGGCAGAATACTTGAATGCTAACTTTTTGCCAATCAAGGTAGACCGAGAAGAACGTCCCGATATTGACAGTATCTACATGCAAGCCTTGCAGATGATGACTGGTCAAGGAGGTTGGCCTTTAAATATCTTTCTCGCACCGGAAGATTTAGTCCCGTTCTATGGTGGAACTTATTTTCCCTTAGAACCGCGCTACGGTAGACCAGGATTTTTACAAGTTTTGCAAGCGCTGCGCCGTTATTACGATACCGAAAAACAGGACTTGCGATCGCGCCAGGAAGCGATTCTTGAAGCTATTCAACAAGCGGCTATTCTCCCCAATACCCAGCCTTTAGATAGCGAACTGTTGCGCCAAGGAATTGAAACTAGTACGGGAATTATTACAGGTGGCGACTACGGAACTAAGTTTCCCATGATTCCCTATGCTGACTTGGCTTTACGGGGGTGGCGTTTCTATCCTGTCTGGAAAGATAATTTTCGCTACAATCTCCCAGAGTCTTGTACTCAGCGGGGTATCGATCTAGCGTTGGGTGGAATTTACGACCATGTTGGGGGTGGTTTCCATCGCTACACCGTCGATCCAACTTGGACAGTCCCTCACTTTGAAAAGATGCTCTACGATAATGGGCAAATTGTCGAGTATTTAGCAAATTTGTGGAGTGCGGGAGTACGAGAACCAGCTTTTGAAAGGGCGATCGCGCTGAGTGTAAAATGGTTGGAACGAGAAATGACGGCTCCTGAAGGTTGTTTTTATGCCGCTCAGGATGCTGATAGTTTTATACACCCAGAAGAGGCAGAGCCAGAGGAAGGAGCGTTTTACGTTTGGAGTTACAGCGAATTAGAAAATATCCTGACTTCAGAAGAATTAACTGCAATCCAAGTAGAATTTACCGTCACTCCCCAAGGCAATTTTGAAGGCAAAAATGTTTTGCAACGCTGTCAAATTGGTAGTTTAAGCGAGACAGTAGAATCAGCTTTGAAAAAACTATTTCAAGTGCGTTATGGTTCTACAGTTGAAGAATTAGAAATTTTTTCACCTGCTAGGAATAACCAAGAAGCAAAAAATCAGACTTGGGCGGGGAGAATTCCTGCTGTCACCGATACCAAAATGATTGTTGCCTGGAATAGTTTGATGATTTCAGGTTTAGCAAGAGCTGCTGTCGTATTCCAACAAGATGATTATTTAGATTTGGCTGTTCGTGCAGCAAATTTCATTTTAGAAAATCAGTGGGTAGATGGGCGGTTTCATCGCCTGAATTATGATGGTAAGGCTGCTGTCATGGCGCAGTCGGAAGATTACGCCCAATTTATTAAAGCATTGTTGGATTTACATCAGGCTGAACTAGGGAGTCGGGAGTCGGGAGTCGGGAGTCGGGAAAGTGCTGTTTCCCTCACTCCTCACTCCTCACTCCTCGCCCCTCACAATTGGTTAGAAAAAGCGATCGCAGTTCAAGCAGAGTTTGATGAATTTTTGTGGAGTGTAGAACTAGGAGGTTATTTCAATACCGCTAAAGATGCGAGTCAGGAGTTAATTGTTAGAGAACGCAGCTACACGGATAATGCGACTCCGGCGGCGAATGGAGTGGCGATCGCTAATCTCGTACGGTTAGCTTTGCTGACAGAAGATCTTACCTATCTCGATCGCGCCGAGCAAGGTTTACAGGCTTTTAGTAGCGCTATGCATCAACACCCACAAGCTTGTCCCAGTTTATTCACTGCTTTTGATTGGTATTCTCACTGTACGACGATTCGGACTTCAAAAGCGCAAATTGAGACATTTTTAAGTCAATATCTTCCTGCTGTCGTGCTGACCCAAGCAGATAACTTACCGGATTCCAGTGTTGGGTTAGTGTGTAAAGGTTTGACTTGTCTTGCACCTGCTGAAACTCTAGAAAAGATGCAGGAACAGATTCAGCAAAGTCAGATGAGGACGCTTTAGGCGAAAGCAATGGGCGAATGAAATTCGCGACTACACAAACCAAGTCCGCCTGCGCGGAATCACTCGAGTAAAAGATTTACAACCCGCATCTGCGGGTTTTATCTGTATAGACGCGATTTCCAATCGCCTAGCTTAATAGAATATAATTTCGTTTCTTTAGGAGATATACTTCCTCTGCCATACTATAGATGGGGTTCTAAATAGTGCATTAGTACTATTTAGCCAGTGGTAGGGAAGAGTTTCAAATCAATGTCTTACGAGCCGCTACACCATAAATATCGCCCTCAGACTTTTGCCGATTTGGTAGGTCAAGAGGCGATCGCGACTACATTAACTCATGCGATCGAGCGACAGAAAATCGCCCCTGCCTATTTATTTACGGGTCCGAGGGGGACGGGAAAAACTTCTAGCGCTCGGATTTTAGCAAAATCGCTGAACTGCCTCAATAGCAACAAACCAACAGCTCAACCCTGCGGTGTCTGTGTCGTGTGTCAAGGAGTTGCTAAAGGTGCGACTCTAGATGTGATTGAAATCGATGCTGCCAGTAACACGGGGGTAGATAATGTTAGAGAATTGATCGAACGCGCCCAATTTGCCCCCGTCCAGTGTCGTTACAAAGTGTACGCGATCGACGAATGCCACATGCTCAGTACGGCGGCGTTTAATGCCCTACTAAAAACATTAGAGGAGCCGCCAGCACATGTCGTATTTGTCCTAGCTACCACCGATCCCCAACGAGTCTTACCAACAATTATTTCGCGCTGCCAAAGGTTTGATTTTCGCCGCATTCCTCTAGACGCGATGATAGGGCATTTAAGCGCGATCGCAGCTAAAGAAAGCATTGATATTACCCCAGAAGCCATACATTTAGTTGCATCCTTTGCGCAGGGAGGGTTGCGGGATGCCGAAAGTTTACTCGATCAGTTGAGCTTATTCGCTGGGGTCATAACTGTAGAGCGAATTTGGGATTTAGTTGGTTCTGTAGCCGAGCCGGACTTGCTAGAAATTTTACAGGCGATCGCACAGAACCAACCAGAAGCATTGCTCGATGCCGTGCGTCGAATTATGGATCGGGGTAGAGAACCGTTGACGCTGCTGCAAAACTTGGCAGGTTTCTATCGCGATTTGCTTGTGGCTAAAACCGCTCCCAACCGTAACGATCTCATCGCCGTTACTCCTGGAACATGGGATGCGCTTTGCACGCAAGCTAAAGCTTGGGATATTTCTAATATCTTGGTAGGACAACAGCACTTAGCTAAAAGTGAAGCCCAAATCAAAAATACAACCCAGCCCCGCTTATGGCTAGAAGTCAGCTTATTGGGATTGTTGCCATCTGCTTCACTTAGGGAGCAGAGAGCAGGGAAGCGGGCAGAGGGCGAGGTTTCCTCGCCATCGGAGCCGCGTAGCAGGGAGCAGTTAATCAGATCGTCGCTTTCTCCTACACCTTCGGGAGTCGGGAGTCGTAGAGGCGGGTTTAGCGAAAGCTTGACAGATGAGGCAACAAACCTTGGTTCAAAACCCGCCCGTACAGAAGTTGGGAGCGAGCAAGCAGAGGCGCAGAGGTGCAGAGTTGCAGAAGGAGAGAAGAGAGCTGGGGGAGTTGGGGAGGCTGGGGAAGCTGGGGGAGAAAAAACAACCGTCAACTGTCAACCGTCAACCAACAACCAACAACCAACAACCAACAACCAAGAATCCTCAATTCCGACTTCCGAATTCCAAACTCCAAATTCTTCTAATGAGGAAGTTTGGCTTCAGGTACTTGCTTGCTTGCAACCGCACTCGACTCAAGCATTGCTCAAGCAAATGGGACGATTAATTCAATTTGAAGCTGGTATTGCCCGGATTGGCATGAAATCTCCAGCTTGGCGCGATCGCGCTAAGGCTTACGTGCCAAATATTAAAGCTGCTTTTCTCTCGGCATTCGGACAAGAAGTCCAGGTACAGCTAGAATTAGCCACAATGTCGAAGGAGGTTCGCGAAACAACCTTGACTGTAGCTAAGATTGTTCCAGCTAATAGTATCGCACTTGAAACGAAAAACAATCATACGAATGGCACTGCTCCCGCGATCGAGAAACCGATTGGTATAGGTGTAACTCAGCCAGATGCTCCAGTTTCAAGCACCCAACCAGCAACCTCTTTTCAAGATGGCACTGCTAAAACACCACTCTCAGCAGCCGCAACTGGAGATCCGGTAGCTCCCATGACTTCCACTCCAGTCGGACAACTGGAAATTAGCGAGTTTGATATTGTAGTTCAACGCTTTGCTAAATCTTTCAATGGTGAGGCGATCGGTGACAGTACAGAATTTACGTCGTCTACAGACATAAGCAGTATCTCATCTGCCACCGTTCCAGAGTGGGAAGATAGTGATACTGCCGAAGACTCCGATCTTGATTTTTGACGATCTGATAATGGTTGATAGTGAATTGTTCGTTGCTGTTAACTACTAACTATTAACTATTAACCATTAACTATCAACAAACAACCAAATCCTAACTATTAACTATTAACCATTAACTATCAACAAACAACCAAATCCTAACTCTTACCCCGATGAACAGTTTTAACCCATTTCAATCGTTTGGGGCGGACTGACATTCTCGCAGTGATACTAGGCATCACCACTAACCAGTGAAACATATAAATAGTACCGCGCATGGTTTGAAGTAGCACCATCAACAGCGTTGATAAACGCAGCTTTCCATCTGGATGAAACCGCTTTAGCCCTTGATACATCCACAACATAGACATTGACATGGCTAAACCTGTCAGCGGGCTAAACACAGGCAAACGATTACGAGCGATCGCCATGAATAAGTCGGGAACCTGGGCAGCGGGTAATAAGTACTGAATCAGCAGATACATGAACATGTCAAAGGTTTTTTGCGTTCCCATGCGGTTGCTCAGGATCGGTCGCCAGTAGTCTAAGTATCGCTGATAGCCGCCTTCTGCCCAACGATTACGCTGATGCCATAGGGCAAGTGCTGTCGTTACACCTTCTTCCTGCACTGCTGGATAAGGTAGGAACTCAATCTCCCACCGATCTAAGTGCAAGCGGAATGTCAAATCGAGGTCATCGGTGATTGTCTCCTCATTCCAGCCACCGCAGTGCTGTAAAGCCGCACGACGGACGAATTGACCGTTCCCCCGTAGTTCACCTAATCCGCCGACTGCCAGTCGTTGCTGCTGCACGTAGGCATCCAAAGCCATTTCAGCTTGCTGTCCTAGCGTCCAGAAATTTTCGCTGGCATTGGCGATCGCTTTGCGTACCTGTACGGCTCCTACCTTTTTTTCTGCAAATAGAGGTAGAACTTGTTTGAGTAGGTCGGGAGTCACGCGAGCATCAGCATCGAATACTGCCAAAATTTCGCCTTTCGTCAGCGGCAAGACTTGATTTAGCGCTCCTGACTTGCCACCAGTCGCTCCAGTCTGGCGATGCAATACTCTCAAGCAGTCGTATTCCTGCTCCAGTTGTGATAGTATTTTTGGCGTGTTGTCGGTGCTATCATCGTCTATCACCCAAACTTCGTACTTGTCATTTGGATAATCTTGATTGCAAAGTATCTTGACAAGATTGCCGATTACTGCTTCTTCGTTCTTGGCTGCCACAAGCAGGGAAATAAAAGGAGCCGTTGCCAGTGCTTCATCACTAACTAATTCTGCCTGCTGGCGCGGTCGAGCTAAGACTATCCGCAGGGCATGAATCCCAAACAACGTAGTTAGACCAAGTACAAACCATGCTCCCCAAGAAACTAAATGCAGGGCAATAGTACTGCTCCAGATCGTAACTAAAACAACTGCGGCTTTGCGCCTGCGACCTTGGAACAGAGATGGCAGCGACGTTGCTGGCAACGTTTCTACAGATTCTTCTGCATCTGACAGGTCTGACAAGAAAGCGCTCAGTGCGTCTAGTTCGTCATATGAATCATTTTCAGACCATGAATTGGCTGGCATAGGTCACTACTCGATCGAACACCAGTAATTGTTTGCGCCATCAGTGGCTTTGCAGTCTTATTGTATCTGACATTTATACCCATCTCGGCATTTCACCTCTTCGCCCCGACTTCCAACCCATGTCACCCCGCTCTGGATACACCTTACCAGTATTCGCTTGTGCTGCGGCTGTAGCAGCTTTACAGCAGATCAAACACGGGCGATCGCTCGATCGTGTTTCAATCGACTTGCTCGAACCACCTGAAATTGTCGAAATTGCGATCGAACAAGTAGCCGAACTTAAGCCAGGGATCGCTTTAGCAATTACCAGTAGCGATCCAGGAGATAATTTGGATATCACGCGAAATACGCCGATCTGGGCATTGGTAGAATTGGGAGTCGAAATTGTAGGGGCGGGTTTAGCAAAAGATTCACAGCCAAAGCAAGATCTCTTGGGTCGAAACCCGCCCGTACCGGAGTCAGAAGTCGGGACAGATTCACCAGCCATCACGCCAAACCTGCCCATTTCAAAGATAATCGGGACGCAGGATGATGCACCCAGAATTACAATCGTTGGCGGCGCAGGAATCGGAAGGATAGTCAATGATTCTTCAATTCCGAATTCCAAATTCCGAATTCCGAATTCTCCTACCAAGCCTGCAATTTACGCCTATGCCCAAAGATTGTTATACGCTAACTTAGAGCGATCGCTCGCCCCAGGGGAAACAATTGAGGTTACAATCATCCTCCCAGAAGGCAGAAAACTTGCAGAGCGTACTTCTAATGCTGCTTTTGGCGTAGTAGATGGACTCTCTTTATTGGGGACGACAGGGATCTCTCAACCTTTGAGCGCCCCAGGACAGTTAGATATCTGTCGCGAACAATTACAAACAAAAGCACGACAGTTTGAGAGTTTAGTTTTTTGTGTGGGAGAAAATGGTCTAGACTTAGCGCCTCAACTGGGGATCGATCGCGAACGGTTAGTTAAAACAGCTAATTGGCTAGGTTCTCTCTTAGTAGAGGCGGGATTGCAGGGAGTCAAAGAAATTTTGTTGTTTGGCTATCATGGCAAGCTGCTGAAACTCGCAGGTGGCATTTTTCATACGCACCACCACCTAGCTGACGGACGGCGCGAGATCCTGACAGCGCACTGTGCCAATCTAGGCTTACCGACAAACGTGCTTCAGGCAATTTTTGCTTGTCCGACAGCAGAAGCCGCGCTGGAATATTTACGGGAATTGGATGTGAGCGAAAACAGCGACTGGGTAAGTCGAGTTTATGAAACGATCGCCTCAGAAATCGATCGACGTTCTCAGGAATATATCTACAACTACAGCGATCGCCAAGTTAGTGTTGGTACAGTTCTGTTTGACCGCGATCGGCAAATTTTAGTCAAAAGCGAAACTGCTACTACCATCCTGGATCGCTTGTGTTAACTTAATAAGAATAAACGTTTAAAGATAGCAATAAATACAGTTTTAGTATCCCTCATTAGATAGGGATATATTTTTTAGATTTGTCATCGAGAGCTTCATCTCTTAGAGCAACCTTTCTCATCCAGCAGGACTTCCAGCAGTGACAATACAAACAGAAATGCCGCCACAGGATGCGTCACTCAGGCGGCTCGATCGGCAAACGATCGTGATTCTTGACTTCGGCTCTCAATATTCGGAATTGATTGCTCGTCGAATTCGCGAGACGCAAGTTTATTCAGAAGTGATCTCCTATCGCACCAGCGCCGAACAACTGCGGCTACTCAATCCCAAAGGAATTATCCTTTCAGGGGGACCCAATTCCGTGTATGACAAAGGCGCTCCGCAGTGCGATCCCGCAATTTGGCATTTGGGTATCCCCATCCTTGGTGTGTGCTATGGAATGCAGCTGATGGTCAATCAGTTAGGCGGACAAGTGGTTCGCGCCGAACGGGGAGAGTATGGTAAAGCAGCCTTGTGTATAGACGATCCTACGGACTTGCTGACCAACGTAGAAGATGGGACGACCATGTGGATGAGCCACGGGGATTCCTGCGTCAAGCTACCGGAAGGGTTTGAAATTCTCGCCCATACAGAAAATACTAGCTGTGCGGCGATCGCCGAACACAATACAAAGCTTTACGGCGTGCAGTTTCATCCAGAAGTCGTCCACTCAATCGGTGGTCTAGCATTAATTCGCAATTTTGTCTACCACATTTGCGACTGCGAACCAACTTGGACGACAGCGGCTTTTGTTGAAGAGTCAGTGCGCGAAGTCCGGGCGAAAGTCGGTGATAAGCGGGTGTTATTGGCGCTTTCGGGTGGTGTAGACTCCTCTACCCTGGCTTTTCTCTTACATCGGGCGATCGGAGACAAACTGACTTGTGTATTCATCGATCAAGGCTTTATGCGCAAGCACGAACCGGAACGGTTGGTGAAGTTGTTTCGAGAACAGTTTCACATTCCGGTAGAGTATGTTAATGCTAGCGATCGCTTTTTAGCGGCGATCGCAGGTGTTACCGATCCCGAAGAAAAACGCCGTCGGATCGGACATGAATTCATTAGCACGTTTGAAGAGAGTTCCAAGCGTCTCGGACCCTTCGACTACCTAGCTCAAGGAACGCTTTACCCAGACGTAATCGAATCTGCCGATACCAACGTCGATCCCAAAACAGGCGAACGTGTCGCAGTGAAGATCAAGAGTCATCACAACGTCGGTGGTTTACCCAAAGACTTGAGATTCAAACTCGTCGAACCCCTCCGCAAACTCTTCAAAGACGAAGTACGTAAAGTCGGACGGGCGATCGGCTTACCGGAAGAAATCGTTCAGCGCCAGCCATTTCCTGGTCCTGGCTTAGCAATTCGGATTATTGGTGAAGTCACAGCCGAACGGTTGGAAATTCTTCGCGATGCAGATCTGATCGTCCGTCAAGAGATCAATCGCCAGGGTTTATACAATGACGTATGGCAAGCCTTTGCAGTCCTTTTACCAATTCGTAGCGTTGGTGTCATGGGCGACCAGAGAACTTATGCTTATCCAATTGTTCTACGTCTCGTTACCAGCGAAGATGGGATGACGGCAGATTGGGCAAGAGTTCCTTACGATTTATTGGAATTAATTTCTAACCGGATTGTGAATGAAGTCAAGGGCGTAAATCGTGTTGTTTACGATATTACTTCTAAGCCACCTGGAACCATCGAATGGGAATAGGTTGAGATTGTGAATATAGAATTCCATCTCAAAGAAATCTTGACTAGGTTAGAAACTAAAGTTGACAAGATTTCTGAAGATGTTAGCGATATCAAAACAAATCTAGTCAGAGTGGAAGCAGAACTCAAAGGCGATCTAGTCAGAGTGGAAGCAGAACTCAAAGGCGAAATTCGGGTCTTGGATGAAAAAATAGACGGTATTGCCAAGCGGGTTGATACCCAGGAGTTTATCAATCGAGGAGTAGTAATTGGACTGGTGCTAGCAATTTTAGGAGGGTTTGCCAAAATCTTTGGTTTTGTTTCCTAAGAGTCTGGGCGAATAGAATTCGCGGCTAAACAAACCAAGTCCGCCTGCGCGGACTGCTTTTAAACCCGCGCAGGCGGGTTTCGTCTGTATAGCTGCGATTTCAATCGCTCAGTTCGATTCTGTTGTATTAATTCCAATATCGGATATTGCTGACGCAAAAAAAGCGATCGCTAGCCTTTACCTTTTTGACTGTTGTACGGGCGGGTTTAGCAGATCGATTCACCGCTTTGACGACAAATTTTTACTCAAAACCCGCCCCTACCTTTGACTGTTGTACGGGCGGGTTTAGCAGATAGATTCACAGCTAGAACCAGAAATTTTTAGTCAAAACCCACCCCTACTTTTGACTTTTGCTCTACCAACTGACTCACATAGCGATCGCCCCAATCGCGCATCATTAGTAAAATTGGTTCTAAACTGCGACCAAATTCGGTTAAAGAGTATTCTACTTTCGGTGGCACTTCAGCATAAACAGTACGCTTAACCACACCATCTTTTTCTAATTCGCGTAACTGCAAAGTCAACATTCTTTGAGTGCAACCTTGTACTAAACGTTGAAGTTCGTTAAAACGTTTGGTTCCCTCCATTAGATGAAACAGAATCACGCCTTTCCAGCGACCACCAATCACATCTAATGTTGCTTCTACAGAACAACCGTAGCGATAATCGTATTGTCTGCTTTGCATAGACTGCCTCTAATAGGATAAATTTTGATACTACCGCACAAATTTAATACTACTCTACAAAAATGTGCGTACTTGTCAATTCTTAATTTAGCTTAGAAACTTAAATTATAGGTTTTTGATCGCAACTATTTGAACGAAGCGCAATTAAAAGTAAAGTAGCGCTTTTGTTTCAGATTTCTGTTAGTTATTTGTCACGTTCTAATCGACTATTTAGGTCGTCTCGACCTATTATTTTGTGCTGTTCGCTAACAAATTGGAGACATTTATGAAAGCTTATGAAATCCAGAACGACAAGCCAGAATTGGATGCTTTAACATTAGTAGAACGTCCGCAGCCGCAACCCAAAGCCGGACAAGTTTTGGTCAAAATGAAGGCTGCATCGCTCAATTATCGAGATTTACTCGTTGCAAAAGGGACTTATGGTTCCCCATCAGTTAATCCAATAGTGCCACTGTCTGACGGTGCGGGAGAAGTTGTTGCTGTGGGAGAAAGTGTGACGCGAGTAAAGGTGGGCGATCGCGTTGCAGGCATTTTCATGCAATCATTCATATCAGGGGAATTGACACTAGAAAAAGCGAATTCTGCCCTTGGTGGTGCGATCGATGGTGTATTAGCAGAGTACGTTGTCTTTGACGAACAGGGAGTTGTCAAAATTCCCGCACACCTATCTTATGAAGAAGCTGCAACTTTACCTTGTGCTGCTGTTACAGCTTGGAACGCAATGATAGCAGAGGGACAGCTTAAGGCAGGTGATACCGTGCTGCTACAAGGAACCGGAGGCGTATCGCTGTTTGGTTTGCAATTCGCCAAGATGATGGGCGCACGGGTTATTCTAACTAGCAGTAGTGATGAGAAATTAGACCGTGCCATGCAGCTAGGTGCAGATGTAGGCATTAATTACAAAACTACACCCGACTGGGATGAAAAAGTCGAGAAATTGACGGATGGTAGGGGTGTAGATTTGGTTGTAGAAGTTGGGGGATCGGGAACGCTGTCAAAATCTCTTCGTGCCGTGCGCTACGGTGGTAAAGTGGCTACGATCGGCGTGCTTACAGGTATGATGGGAAATGTCAGCACTGGTTCAATCCTGTTCAAACATATCCGAGTCCAAGGTATTTATGTAGGCTCTCGCGATTTATTTGAAGACATGAATCGCGGTATTAGCCTGCACGAAATAAAACCAATTATAGATCGAGTCTTTCCATTCCACGAAACCAGAGCAGCACTAACCTACCTCGAAAGCGGCGCACACTTCGGTAAAGTTTGTATAAGCCTGTAAGAATTAAACGGATCCTAGAGGACTCGAACCTCTGACTTACCGATTAGAAATCGGTTGTTCTATCCACTGAACTAAGGATCCAGAAACTAAGCCAAGGTAGAACATTGCTACCCTAACAAAAAGTAAGCTGCACTTACATTAGAAGTGAGCTTACATATCCTATCAAAAAATTGGTCAATTGTGGATGACTATCCAAAAGTCGAGCTATTCCAGCCCCACATATAACCTTTCGCGTCGTTGAATTCAATATAGATGCGGTTTTTGTCTACACCTAACGCTTGGTTAATCTGCTGGCAAAAGTCCTGACTCATTGCCTTGGTTTGTTCTGGCTTCATCGTTCCGACGCTTTTTACTTCTATGTAGCAAACTGGATCTAACGTTCCAGCAAAAGTCATCGGTACATCAGGTTCAAACGCCGTCATCACGTATGATTCTGGTTTACCCGTATGCTTTGCCAACATAGAAGATAGGCTTTTCAGCAAAGCTTCCACATCAGATTCAACAGGAGTCGCGATCGAAGTTTGAACTTTAATTAATGGCATAGTTATCAGTTGTCAGTTGTCAGTTATCAGTTATCAGTTATCAGTTGCCAGTTGTCAGTTAATTCAGACTTCCGACTTTTGACTTTTGACTTCTTCCCTAGCCTCCATACTGCCAGCCGGTTGTCTCTAAGCGCAGCGAGTCTCCTTCGCGGTGAACGCCAGCAGCGATGACTTCGCCAACATAAACTGTATGGTCGCCTTTTTCCACTGCACCGACAACTTGACATTCAACGTAGCCTAAAGAGTCAGTCAGGATCGGACACCCCGTTTCGCCGATATAAAACTCGATATCGTCGAATTTGTTGCCTACTCGTCGTTGGGGTTGAAAGAATTTTTGGGCTATATCTTTTTGTTCGGCATCGAGAAAACTGATTGCAAATACCCCACTGGTTTTGATCATCTCGTGGGATTTGGAGTCTTGTTTGACACAATTGACTATTAAAGGTGGTTTAAAAGAAGCCTGCATGATCCAGCTAGCGGTGAAGCCATTGACATCTTCTCCATCCTTCACACCACATACATAAAGTCCGTGCGGAATTTTCCGCAGCATGGTTTTCTTGGCTTGTTCGTCTAGCAAGGTGCGTTC encodes the following:
- a CDS encoding thioredoxin domain-containing protein produces the protein MTNRLAQTQSLYLRKHAENPIDWWFWCDEALAKAKAENKPIFLSIGYSSCHWCTVMEGEAFSDLAVAEYLNANFLPIKVDREERPDIDSIYMQALQMMTGQGGWPLNIFLAPEDLVPFYGGTYFPLEPRYGRPGFLQVLQALRRYYDTEKQDLRSRQEAILEAIQQAAILPNTQPLDSELLRQGIETSTGIITGGDYGTKFPMIPYADLALRGWRFYPVWKDNFRYNLPESCTQRGIDLALGGIYDHVGGGFHRYTVDPTWTVPHFEKMLYDNGQIVEYLANLWSAGVREPAFERAIALSVKWLEREMTAPEGCFYAAQDADSFIHPEEAEPEEGAFYVWSYSELENILTSEELTAIQVEFTVTPQGNFEGKNVLQRCQIGSLSETVESALKKLFQVRYGSTVEELEIFSPARNNQEAKNQTWAGRIPAVTDTKMIVAWNSLMISGLARAAVVFQQDDYLDLAVRAANFILENQWVDGRFHRLNYDGKAAVMAQSEDYAQFIKALLDLHQAELGSRESGVGSRESAVSLTPHSSLLAPHNWLEKAIAVQAEFDEFLWSVELGGYFNTAKDASQELIVRERSYTDNATPAANGVAIANLVRLALLTEDLTYLDRAEQGLQAFSSAMHQHPQACPSLFTAFDWYSHCTTIRTSKAQIETFLSQYLPAVVLTQADNLPDSSVGLVCKGLTCLAPAETLEKMQEQIQQSQMRTL
- a CDS encoding DNA polymerase III subunit gamma/tau, with protein sequence MSYEPLHHKYRPQTFADLVGQEAIATTLTHAIERQKIAPAYLFTGPRGTGKTSSARILAKSLNCLNSNKPTAQPCGVCVVCQGVAKGATLDVIEIDAASNTGVDNVRELIERAQFAPVQCRYKVYAIDECHMLSTAAFNALLKTLEEPPAHVVFVLATTDPQRVLPTIISRCQRFDFRRIPLDAMIGHLSAIAAKESIDITPEAIHLVASFAQGGLRDAESLLDQLSLFAGVITVERIWDLVGSVAEPDLLEILQAIAQNQPEALLDAVRRIMDRGREPLTLLQNLAGFYRDLLVAKTAPNRNDLIAVTPGTWDALCTQAKAWDISNILVGQQHLAKSEAQIKNTTQPRLWLEVSLLGLLPSASLREQRAGKRAEGEVSSPSEPRSREQLIRSSLSPTPSGVGSRRGGFSESLTDEATNLGSKPARTEVGSEQAEAQRCRVAEGEKRAGGVGEAGEAGGEKTTVNCQPSTNNQQPTTNNQESSIPTSEFQTPNSSNEEVWLQVLACLQPHSTQALLKQMGRLIQFEAGIARIGMKSPAWRDRAKAYVPNIKAAFLSAFGQEVQVQLELATMSKEVRETTLTVAKIVPANSIALETKNNHTNGTAPAIEKPIGIGVTQPDAPVSSTQPATSFQDGTAKTPLSAAATGDPVAPMTSTPVGQLEISEFDIVVQRFAKSFNGEAIGDSTEFTSSTDISSISSATVPEWEDSDTAEDSDLDF
- a CDS encoding glycosyltransferase yields the protein MPANSWSENDSYDELDALSAFLSDLSDAEESVETLPATSLPSLFQGRRRKAAVVLVTIWSSTIALHLVSWGAWFVLGLTTLFGIHALRIVLARPRQQAELVSDEALATAPFISLLVAAKNEEAVIGNLVKILCNQDYPNDKYEVWVIDDDSTDNTPKILSQLEQEYDCLRVLHRQTGATGGKSGALNQVLPLTKGEILAVFDADARVTPDLLKQVLPLFAEKKVGAVQVRKAIANASENFWTLGQQAEMALDAYVQQQRLAVGGLGELRGNGQFVRRAALQHCGGWNEETITDDLDLTFRLHLDRWEIEFLPYPAVQEEGVTTALALWHQRNRWAEGGYQRYLDYWRPILSNRMGTQKTFDMFMYLLIQYLLPAAQVPDLFMAIARNRLPVFSPLTGLAMSMSMLWMYQGLKRFHPDGKLRLSTLLMVLLQTMRGTIYMFHWLVVMPSITARMSVRPKRLKWVKTVHRGKS
- the cbiD gene encoding cobalt-precorrin-5B (C(1))-methyltransferase CbiD; the encoded protein is MSPRSGYTLPVFACAAAVAALQQIKHGRSLDRVSIDLLEPPEIVEIAIEQVAELKPGIALAITSSDPGDNLDITRNTPIWALVELGVEIVGAGLAKDSQPKQDLLGRNPPVPESEVGTDSPAITPNLPISKIIGTQDDAPRITIVGGAGIGRIVNDSSIPNSKFRIPNSPTKPAIYAYAQRLLYANLERSLAPGETIEVTIILPEGRKLAERTSNAAFGVVDGLSLLGTTGISQPLSAPGQLDICREQLQTKARQFESLVFCVGENGLDLAPQLGIDRERLVKTANWLGSLLVEAGLQGVKEILLFGYHGKLLKLAGGIFHTHHHLADGRREILTAHCANLGLPTNVLQAIFACPTAEAALEYLRELDVSENSDWVSRVYETIASEIDRRSQEYIYNYSDRQVSVGTVLFDRDRQILVKSETATTILDRLC
- the guaA gene encoding glutamine-hydrolyzing GMP synthase, yielding MPPQDASLRRLDRQTIVILDFGSQYSELIARRIRETQVYSEVISYRTSAEQLRLLNPKGIILSGGPNSVYDKGAPQCDPAIWHLGIPILGVCYGMQLMVNQLGGQVVRAERGEYGKAALCIDDPTDLLTNVEDGTTMWMSHGDSCVKLPEGFEILAHTENTSCAAIAEHNTKLYGVQFHPEVVHSIGGLALIRNFVYHICDCEPTWTTAAFVEESVREVRAKVGDKRVLLALSGGVDSSTLAFLLHRAIGDKLTCVFIDQGFMRKHEPERLVKLFREQFHIPVEYVNASDRFLAAIAGVTDPEEKRRRIGHEFISTFEESSKRLGPFDYLAQGTLYPDVIESADTNVDPKTGERVAVKIKSHHNVGGLPKDLRFKLVEPLRKLFKDEVRKVGRAIGLPEEIVQRQPFPGPGLAIRIIGEVTAERLEILRDADLIVRQEINRQGLYNDVWQAFAVLLPIRSVGVMGDQRTYAYPIVLRLVTSEDGMTADWARVPYDLLELISNRIVNEVKGVNRVVYDITSKPPGTIEWE
- a CDS encoding winged helix-turn-helix transcriptional regulator, with the protein product MQSRQYDYRYGCSVEATLDVIGGRWKGVILFHLMEGTKRFNELQRLVQGCTQRMLTLQLRELEKDGVVKRTVYAEVPPKVEYSLTEFGRSLEPILLMMRDWGDRYVSQLVEQKSKVGVGFD